The nucleotide sequence TTTTCCAAGTGTATTCGTACAGTGGATAGCCCTCCGGATGCGGGTTGCGCCGGTCGGCCAACTGGGCGTTGCTCATCCCCCCTTCTAACGACTGGGTGTCCACGCTGCCGACATCGGTATTGAGGATGTAGAGGAGATCCGAACTGCCGGTACGCCCAAGAATTTCGTTCACCACCCGATCGGAGCGCATATCCAAGTGACATGTGTGGATCATCGGTGCGGCTTGGTGATTCATCCACAAACTCCGCACCACGAGAGACAATACCCGCAGCACGCCCCGGGTTCCTTGGAAATGCTCGGCGCTGGCCAGTTTCTTGTTCAAGAAGTCCACCAGGGTGGGGTGAAAAGGGTAATGGGCCACCATTCGGGCCCGAAACCCGTCGTGAATGGCCTCGTCCGGGAGGTAGCTCGCGTTTCGCCGATACATGTGCATATACTCCTCCGCCACCGACTCTGCCGCCTGGCGGTCGATAGACACAAAAAGCCGCTTGGCGAACACCGAAGAGATCTCCGCAGCCATCACCGGGGTGATCTGCACGGCATCCCGGGCCACGACACTGGTGACTCCCCGGACCGCCTGCTCCCCCAGGCTCAGAGCATCGTCCTCACTGATCTCTTCTCCTCGAACTTGACCCACCAGTTGCGCCAGGCGCGCCGTCTGCCTGGCGAAGGCATCCGCCGCGCTGGCCAGGGTGAGGACAATGGAGATCCCGGAGTGGTTCCGGGCATATCCGTGCAAAGACATCAGAAAGGCCGCCAGTTGGCCCGAGGCGTCCGGCCGAGCCGCCTCCAGCCTGGCCGCATACTGGGCAAGCTCGTCCAACATGATGAGCGCTTTGCGCCCGCCAAATACTCTTTCAAAATATGTACGGCCGGGTGCCGCATAGGAACCGGCCTCTTCCTCCACTTCTTCGTAGAGGGCCGGACCCCCGATTTGATACGCGATCTCCCCCCACAATGTGTAGGGAACCAGATCATCGCCTTTGGGCCGGTGGACGGGAATCTCGTCCCCGGCCACCCCCACCACCGCCACCGTTCCCGGCTCGGGCAGGAGTCCTGGATCCAGAATGCCCTGCACTGCTTCTTTGAGCTCCGTTCCTCTGAAGGCAATATGCGCACAGGCGATGAGGGTATGGGTTTTGCCGCCGCCAAAGGCGGTTTCGAGCCGATGAATGGCTGGGGCCATGCGGTCGCCGGCGATGCGGCTAAAAATCTCCGTCACGGCCTGGCGCAGCCCTTGGGTGGGATAAGTGGCCTCCCGGAAGAAAAGTTCCGCATGAGTGTACAGAGGATCGATCGTCTCCCGGCCTTCGCGATAATAGGCCATGATGGGACTGAGGGATGCGGTAAACACTTCGGGATTGAAAGAACCTGCGAGAAGTTCCGGCCGCGGCCGACAGGTGTCCAGGACCGATACCATGCATAAGCCCCCTTTTCAACGTACCGCCGTTCTGCCGGGCCCGGCGGGCTGCGATGGCACACGGCGACCCAGCGCAACTGGGGGTTTTCTTTAGTATAACGTGTAATTTTTCCATAGTATATACCGTCTCTCGAGATCTTCCCGATCGAATCGCCCGTTGAGCCTCCCTGCCGCCCTTCGCGGAGGTTCGTTCATCTTTTCACATCTTCGTCGCAAAATTGGCCCTTTCGAGTCATGGGCGCGTCGGGATGGACCCGGGTACCATCAAAGCTGGACTTGTGGATCTCATCCTTCTCCACCAAGGAGGTGCCTGTTGATGAAATCGATGCAATCCCTCGCCCGAGCCTCTCATCCCGCTCCCGACAGGGAGCTGGCCGTCCGCCCCCGCCCCTTCCGCACTATGACCCGGGCCAAAACGATCGCCATGTCGGCCGTCGGTCTCTGCATGCTGCTCACCGGATGCGCTCCCGGAGACAACGCCGCTGTATCGTCAGAATCGAAAGACAAATCCCAGGCCACCACCGGCGCCGTCGTCACCCATCAGCACCGCATTCCTTGTGCGGATCCGGGCATCGAACTCTACTTGAAAGAAAAAGTCCTGGCAACCGGCACTGCGGCCACCCCATCCCCAACCAAAGCGGTCCTGTTCCTGGAGCCCTTCGGGGTGCCCACTGCCGAAGCCTTCGACCTCCCCGGTATTCCTGGATGGACCATCTCGCTCGACAGGGATTCGACACCTGGGCATTGGATTTTCGCGGGTTCGGCCAATCCACCCGCCCCGTGGCCATGACCCAGCCGCCCAACCAGACTGCTCCCGTGGTTCGACTGAACGACGTCCTCAAAGACGTGGATGCCGCTGTCACCTTCATCAAGACCAGCCGGGGTGTATCCTCGGTAGATCTCATCGGCTGGTCCTACGGCGGCGTGGCCGCCGGTGCCTACGCGGCCCAGCACCCGGAGAACGTTCACCGTTTGGTCCTCTACGGCGCCATGCACGGATTCCGGTTGCCCGGCATGACCCAACCCATGGAGGAGAAACCCGGCGTACTGAAAAAAGACATCCCGGCCTATCAATTGGCCACCTTCGCCATGACCATGCAACATTGGAACATGATGATGAACGGCCGCCCCTTGGTCAGCGCCGACGCTGTGGAGGGGGCAAAAAAGATCTTTATGGAATCGGATCCCACTGCTGAGGACCGCAATCCTCCCTCGGTGCGCCGGCCCATGGGACCCATGGTGGACCTGTATGCCATTTGGTCCGATAAGCCGATTTTCGACGCCGGGAAGATCCTAAGCCCGACTTTGGTCGTCCGGGGAGATTCCGACTTCTTCGCAGACCCCACGCTCTTTGGCAAGTTGACCGCCGCAAGAGAGAAAAAAGAGGTGGTCATCCCCGAGGCCACCCACTGGGCCATCTATGAGAAAAACCGCGGAATCTTGCTAGACCAGACATTGAAATTTCTCCAGGCATCTTGAACCGGTACAGCGGCCCGATGTGCCAAAACATCAGCCCATGCGGGCGCGGCCGGTCGGCGGGATAGCACCCCGTTCCTCCGGCTTTTTTTTGCTGGTGAAACCCGATCCCGCGTCTTGCCGAGACCGCCTCCGCGCCCATCCCCGGAAGCCCCGTTGTCCACCTGCGCCCCGGTCCACAGGGACCCGGGGCTAGCAGCTCGTGTGGAAAGGAGTCGATTCCCGTGTTCATCGTCCATCGTCATCACCTGAAGTCGGACACCTTCCGGCGGGTGGCTCGAATTCTGGACCGGGCCGGATCGGATGCCGAACTGGAGGAGGCTCTGCGGGATGTCATGTTTCAAATATCCCGGGCCACCGCCTGCCGTCTCCCGGGACAATTCGCCGTGCGGCAGTTTCGGATCGGCCGACTCCGCGTGTCTTACGACGCCTCGGTGGAAGCCTATTGTATCCAGTTCGACCCCGGCCGGGAACCGGCTCGGGCTTCTACTCAATATCATTGCGTTCCTTTGCGACATTTTTGGATGGCCAATGCGGTATACGACGAAAGCGGCCACCTTTTCGCCCTGGAACTCATGGGCAACCCCGGCGCCGAAACCCCTGTTCCCCTCGCGCCGGGAACCCGCCCCTCGTGAGTGGATAGAGCCGCCGAGCCCGCTCCCCTCCATATCGCGGAATTTTTAAACATCCAGCACTCAATTTTAACGAAACCTATGCTATGATTGTTTTATCATGAGAGTATCGGGGGGGAGTGGACATGAGCAGTCTGGGTTCAAAATTGTCCCGGTGGGCCAGGAAGCTCCATGTGCCCCTCAATGGGAAAGACGCGGCCACTGCCCTGGAGAACGCCGAGCAGGCCCTGGACAAGGCGAACAAAGAGGAGGTGCTGGCGGCCAAAAACCAGGTGGACGCCTTAGAAATGGAGAAATTCCGGGAGTTTGCCGACCTGCTGCTAGACGAGGCCATCCATACGGTGTACCAACCCATCCTCCGTATGGACTCGGGGCGGATCATCGGGTATGAGGCCCTCTGCCGGGGACCGGCGAACTCCTTTTTCACTTCCCCCCTCAACCTGTTCGCCTACGCGGAAAAGACCAATCACTTGTACGACCTGGAGCGAATCGCCCGAAAAAAAGCCCTGGCCGGTCTGACGGAACTTTCCGGCGCCATGCTGTTCCTCAACATCAACCCCAAGGTGGTCCACGATCCCACCTTCCGGGCGGACGAAATCCGGGACCACCTGCATGAGATGGGGACCACGCCGGATCGCGTCGTCTTCGAAATCACCGAACGCACGGGCATTGAGGATTTTCCCAGCTTTCGTAGATTTCTGGAATACTACCGCCAGCACGGGTTCAAGGTGGCGGTGGACGACGCCGGGGCGGGATATTCGAGCCTTCAGGCTGTGGCCGAGCTGCAGCCGGATTTTATCAAAATCGACCAATCCCTGATCCGGGACATCGATCAGAACGCCACCAAGCGCATCCTGGTGGAGACCTTTCTCACCTTCGGCGAGAAGACCGGAGGCCACATCATCGCCGAAGGAATTGAAACCGCCGCCGAATTGGCCACTCTCCAGGGGCTCGGAGTGCCCTTTGGCCAGGGGTTCTTCCTCGCCCTCCCGGCCTATCCCCCGCCCCCCGTCGATGTGGCGGCCGCACGACTGATGAAAGAAAACGATACACAATCCGTCCGAGACCGAAACTCCCGCCTCGGCCGCATCGTTCCCGTCGGGGGCATCAGCCAAGGGGTGACCACCATGAACATACATACCGTGACCAAAGATGTTGTGGATTTTTTCACCGGGCACCCCCAGGTGGAGGGGGTCGCCGTGTTGGGGGACGATCATCGGCCCGCGGGGCTCATCATGAGGGACAAGCTGTTCAACCAACTGGGCACCCAATTCGGTTTTGCCGTTTACACCGAGCGGCCCATCTACCTCGTCATGGACCCCCAGCCCCTCATCGTGGAAAACGACACCCCGGTGGAGGTGGTCAGCCAGCTCGCGATGGCCCGGCAGGACCACAAAGTGTACGATTCGATCATCGTGACGAAAAATGGGATTTACCACGGCCTGGTGTCGGTGCGTCAGTTGCTCGACGCCATCACCGGCATCCAGGTGGAGGCGGCCCGTTTCGCCAACCCCCTCACCGGCCTCCCGGGCAACCGCCTCATCGATGAAGAGCTCCTGAGCCGGCTCCACGGCGGACAGCCCTTCAGCGTCATTTACACCGACCTGGATCATTTTAAGGGGTTCAACGACCGCTACGGCTTTGAGCGGGGGGATCAGGCCATCCAAATGACGGCCGCGATTCTCACCGAGGAGGTCGGCCGCTTGGGCCGGCCCGACGACCTGGTGGGGCACATCGGGGGAGATGATTTTATCGTTGTGACCCGCCCGGAGGTATCCGAGGCGATCTGCCGGGCCATCATCCGGGCCTTTGACGCGAGGGTGCCGGAACTCTACGACCCCGAAGACCGGGCGCGGGGGTACATCGACTCCCGGGACCGCCAGGATAGGCCCGTCCGCCTGCCCATCATGACCGTCTCCCTGGCGCTCATCGACTGTCGGCCAGGCCAGTACCAGAGCCCGGAAGAATTGTCCCGGATCGCCGCGGAGTTGAAAAAATATGCCAAATCCAGGGAGGAGAGCATCTTCGTGAAGGAACGCCGCCACCGGCCGGGTTAGGGAGCCACATGTCGCCCTACAGTACTCCCCCGTCTCCCCGCCCGGTGATGTAGTTCTCCGTCCGCCGATCCCGAGGCCGGATGAACACCTCGGGGGTCGATCCGTATTCGATCAACTCCCCTTGATACAAAAAGGCGGTATAATCCGAGACCCTCGCCGCCTGCTGCATATTGTGGGTGACCAGCACAATCGTGTACTTTTCCTTTAACTCCCGCATCAATCCCTCGATGTGGATAGTGGCGATGGGATCCAGGGCGGAACTCGGCTCGTCCATCAACAGCACTTCCGGCTCCACCGCCACGGCCCGGGCGATGCACACCCGCTGCAACTGCCCGCTGGAAAGTCCCCCGGCCAGATCGTGCAGCCGGTCTTTCACCTCATGCCACAGCCCCACCTGGCGCAGGCACGATTCGGCCTTGTCTTCCAGGAGCCTGCGGTTTCGAACGCCGTTGAGGTACAGCCCGGCGACCACATTTTGAAAAATCGACAGGGTGGGAAAAATGTTCGGCGTCTGAAACACCATCCCCACCCGCCGGCGCACCTGGGCAGGGCTCAAATCCCGATAAATATCCTCACCGTCGATGTATATGTTTCCCGACACCCGGGCGCCGGGCACCACTTCATGCATGCGATTGAGGCAGCGAATGAACGTCGACTTCCCGCACCCCGAAGGCCCGATCACGGCAGTGATGGAATGATTTTTGACAGAAAGATAGATTCCTTTTAACACCTGGTGGTCATCGTACCACGCCCGGAGCCCCTCGATCTGCAACTTCGAGGGAGCCGGTTGAAATGCCACGGCCATCGGCCCGTCACCTCCTGATTCTGTACCCCGGGAGCAGGAGGCGCACCAGGAGCATCGGCAGAACGATGATCACGATGAGCACCAGCGCCCCGGTCCACGCCAGCTTGTGCCACGCCGCAAAGGGCGCCGCTGCATACCGGAAAATTTCCATGGGCAAAGAGGAGATCGGCTGGGTGAGATCCAGAGAAAAATAGTCATTGTTCAGCGCCGTGAAAAAGAGGGGAACCGGATCTCCGGCGATCCCCGCCACGGCCAGGGTGATCCCGATCCCCACCCCCCGGCCGGCCGAGGGGAGCACCACCCAAAGCACTGTGCGCCAATAGGGGATCCCCAGGGCCATGGCCGCCTCCCGCAGCCCCTGGGGCACCAGGCGAAGCATCTCTTCGGTGTTGCGCGCCACCACTGGAAGCATCACAATGGCCAGCGCCAATCCCCCCGCCAACGCGGAAAATGTCTCCATCTTCACCACCACCAGGGTGTAGATAAAAATCCCGACGGTGATCGAAGGCATGCCGCTCAACACATCGGCGGTGAACCGGACGACCTGCCCGAGTCTCCCCCGCCGGCCGAACTCCGAAAGGAAAATCCCCACCGCCACCCCCCAGGGCACGGCGACGGCGCAGGCCAGGCCCACCAAGACCAGACTGCCGGTGATGGCGTGGTACACCCCCCCGCCCGACATTCCCACCGGCGCCGGCAGTCGGGTGAAAAAATGCACGCTCAGCCCCGGGACACCCTTCAGGAGAATGTAGCCCATCACGATCAGCAGCACGGCGAGGAGGACCAAGGTGGCGGCCAGGCTGAGTCCGGTCATGAACCGGCTGTACGCCTGGCGCCGGACGTCCGCCGAGATCTGGATCCGGGGCGCCTCACGCACCGCCGGTTCGGCCCATGGATCTACAGGCTCCATTGTTTGACCCTCCGACTGATTTGATAGATGAGAACACGCGCCAATATATTGATCACCAGCGTCACGAGAAACAGCACGAGGGCGATGTGAATCAGCGCCGCCAGATGCAGCGGATCCACCGCCTCGGTAAACTCGTTGATGATCACGCTGGTCATGGTGTGGGCCGGGGCGAACAGCGACCAGGCGATGTCCGGCCGGTTTCCGATCACCATGGTCACCGCCATCGTCTCACCGATGGCTTTGCCGAGCCCCAGGGTGAAGGCGCCGACGATACCCGTTCGGGCGTAGGGAAGCACCGCCCGGCGAACCACCTCCCAGGGCGTCGCCCCCAGGGCGATCATCGCCTCCCGCTGCCCCGCCGGCACCACCTCCAACACTTCCCGACACACCGCGGCAATCACCGGGGAAATCATGATCGCCAGGACCACCCCGGCGGCGAGCATCCCGATGCCCATCGTTGGCCCCCCGAAAAACGGCAAAAACCCCAAGCCCTGTTTGAGAGCGGGTTCCACGTAGCTCCCCAGCCAGGGAGCCAGAATAAAACTCCCCCACAGGCCGTAGATGACGCCGGGGACGGCCGCCAACAGGTCAATCAAAAACCCCAGGGGCGTCTTCAACCTGCGGGGCGCGAACTCCGAGATATAAATCGCCGCCCCGAGGCTGATCGGCCCGGCGATGAGCAGGGCCAGGACTGTAGAAACCAGGCTGCCGTAGATGTAGGGCAGGGCCCCGAACCGGTGGTGAACCGGATCCCACTCCCGGCCGATCAAAAAAGAGGCTCCAAAGGTCTGTACCGACGGCTCCGCCGACCGCCAGATCAGCAGCGCCATGAGCACCACCAACACGATCAGCCCGAGGGCCGCCCCGGCTGTGATTCTCCAAAACCATCGATCGCTTCCCTCGTGAATCGCACCCAACCCCTTTCCCCGTCCGGGCCTGGTGCCCGGTCGATCCTGATCCCTTGGGCCTGGCTTGATGCCCGGGTCGGCTGCCCGATACCCCGGTCCCCTACGGCCCGGCGAGCAAGGGCCGCCCCTGCGCCGTCATGCTCTTCAACTTCTGCTCCACCTTCGTCAGCACTTCCGGGGGCAGAGGGCCGTAGGCCAGAGGCGGCGCCATTCGCTCCCCGTCGTGGACCGCCCACCACAAAAACTTCGCCAACGCCCGCCCCTTGTCCGGGTCGGCCTGATCTTTGAAAACCAAGATATACGTGAACCCCGCGATGGGGTACGCATTGTCCCCCGGAGCGTTCACAATGGAGACCCGCAGATCGTCCGGCATGCTCGACGCCGCCCCGGCTGCCGCTGCCGTCGTAGTCTCCAGGCTCGGCGCCACGAACTTGCCGGCGCGATTTTGAATCAAGGCGTAGGGCAGATTGTTCAGCAAGGCATAGGACAACTCCACATAGCCGATCGCTCCGACGGTGGACTGGACCT is from Kyrpidia tusciae DSM 2912 and encodes:
- a CDS encoding alpha/beta fold hydrolase encodes the protein MDHLARQGFDTWALDFRGFGQSTRPVAMTQPPNQTAPVVRLNDVLKDVDAAVTFIKTSRGVSSVDLIGWSYGGVAAGAYAAQHPENVHRLVLYGAMHGFRLPGMTQPMEEKPGVLKKDIPAYQLATFAMTMQHWNMMMNGRPLVSADAVEGAKKIFMESDPTAEDRNPPSVRRPMGPMVDLYAIWSDKPIFDAGKILSPTLVVRGDSDFFADPTLFGKLTAAREKKEVVIPEATHWAIYEKNRGILLDQTLKFLQAS
- a CDS encoding GGDEF domain-containing protein; the protein is MSSLGSKLSRWARKLHVPLNGKDAATALENAEQALDKANKEEVLAAKNQVDALEMEKFREFADLLLDEAIHTVYQPILRMDSGRIIGYEALCRGPANSFFTSPLNLFAYAEKTNHLYDLERIARKKALAGLTELSGAMLFLNINPKVVHDPTFRADEIRDHLHEMGTTPDRVVFEITERTGIEDFPSFRRFLEYYRQHGFKVAVDDAGAGYSSLQAVAELQPDFIKIDQSLIRDIDQNATKRILVETFLTFGEKTGGHIIAEGIETAAELATLQGLGVPFGQGFFLALPAYPPPPVDVAAARLMKENDTQSVRDRNSRLGRIVPVGGISQGVTTMNIHTVTKDVVDFFTGHPQVEGVAVLGDDHRPAGLIMRDKLFNQLGTQFGFAVYTERPIYLVMDPQPLIVENDTPVEVVSQLAMARQDHKVYDSIIVTKNGIYHGLVSVRQLLDAITGIQVEAARFANPLTGLPGNRLIDEELLSRLHGGQPFSVIYTDLDHFKGFNDRYGFERGDQAIQMTAAILTEEVGRLGRPDDLVGHIGGDDFIVVTRPEVSEAICRAIIRAFDARVPELYDPEDRARGYIDSRDRQDRPVRLPIMTVSLALIDCRPGQYQSPEELSRIAAELKKYAKSREESIFVKERRHRPG
- the pstB gene encoding phosphate ABC transporter ATP-binding protein PstB; this translates as MAVAFQPAPSKLQIEGLRAWYDDHQVLKGIYLSVKNHSITAVIGPSGCGKSTFIRCLNRMHEVVPGARVSGNIYIDGEDIYRDLSPAQVRRRVGMVFQTPNIFPTLSIFQNVVAGLYLNGVRNRRLLEDKAESCLRQVGLWHEVKDRLHDLAGGLSSGQLQRVCIARAVAVEPEVLLMDEPSSALDPIATIHIEGLMRELKEKYTIVLVTHNMQQAARVSDYTAFLYQGELIEYGSTPEVFIRPRDRRTENYITGRGDGGVL
- the pstA gene encoding phosphate ABC transporter permease PstA, which codes for MEPVDPWAEPAVREAPRIQISADVRRQAYSRFMTGLSLAATLVLLAVLLIVMGYILLKGVPGLSVHFFTRLPAPVGMSGGGVYHAITGSLVLVGLACAVAVPWGVAVGIFLSEFGRRGRLGQVVRFTADVLSGMPSITVGIFIYTLVVVKMETFSALAGGLALAIVMLPVVARNTEEMLRLVPQGLREAAMALGIPYWRTVLWVVLPSAGRGVGIGITLAVAGIAGDPVPLFFTALNNDYFSLDLTQPISSLPMEIFRYAAAPFAAWHKLAWTGALVLIVIIVLPMLLVRLLLPGYRIRR
- the pstC gene encoding phosphate ABC transporter permease subunit PstC, with the translated sequence MGAIHEGSDRWFWRITAGAALGLIVLVVLMALLIWRSAEPSVQTFGASFLIGREWDPVHHRFGALPYIYGSLVSTVLALLIAGPISLGAAIYISEFAPRRLKTPLGFLIDLLAAVPGVIYGLWGSFILAPWLGSYVEPALKQGLGFLPFFGGPTMGIGMLAAGVVLAIMISPVIAAVCREVLEVVPAGQREAMIALGATPWEVVRRAVLPYARTGIVGAFTLGLGKAIGETMAVTMVIGNRPDIAWSLFAPAHTMTSVIINEFTEAVDPLHLAALIHIALVLFLVTLVINILARVLIYQISRRVKQWSL